A single Seriola aureovittata isolate HTS-2021-v1 ecotype China chromosome 19, ASM2101889v1, whole genome shotgun sequence DNA region contains:
- the LOC130160577 gene encoding xaa-Arg dipeptidase-like isoform X2, which produces MVRRLMPQPTPGRESMHWMPRCCATTTSLDWRVHGIIKHGGVKPNIIPAYTELEYYLRTPSRSELPVLNAKAERCFRSAALATGCEVQVEFARNKFDNMLHNATLEELYERNGKALGMDFTTEEDVLSNKSGMI; this is translated from the exons ATGGTAAGGCGTCTCATGCCTCAGCCTACCCCTGGGAGGGAATCAATGCACTGGATGCCGCGGTGTTGTGCTACAACAACCTCTCTGGACTGGAGAGTTCATG gTATCATAAAGCATGGTGGAGTGAAGCCAAACATCATTCCTGCCTACACTGAGCTGGAGTACTATCTGAGGACCCCGTCACGCTCTGAGCTTCCTGTCCTGAATGCTAAAGCTGAGAGGTGTTTTCGATCAGCTGCTTTGGCAACTGGCTGTGAG GTCCAAGTAGAATTTGCAAGAAATAAATTTGACAACATGCTGCATAATGCTACACTCGAGGAACTGTATGAGAGAAACGGAAAGGCTCTGGGGATGGACttcaccacagaagaagacgTCCTCAGTAATAAGTCTG GGATGATCTAA
- the LOC130160577 gene encoding xaa-Arg dipeptidase-like isoform X1 — MVRRLMPQPTPGRESMHWMPRCCATTTSLDWRVHGIIKHGGVKPNIIPAYTELEYYLRTPSRSELPVLNAKAERCFRSAALATGCEVQVEFARNKFDNMLHNATLEELYERNGKALGMDFTTEEDVLSNKSGMCTSSVSLQCTDSISAGSRKT; from the exons ATGGTAAGGCGTCTCATGCCTCAGCCTACCCCTGGGAGGGAATCAATGCACTGGATGCCGCGGTGTTGTGCTACAACAACCTCTCTGGACTGGAGAGTTCATG gTATCATAAAGCATGGTGGAGTGAAGCCAAACATCATTCCTGCCTACACTGAGCTGGAGTACTATCTGAGGACCCCGTCACGCTCTGAGCTTCCTGTCCTGAATGCTAAAGCTGAGAGGTGTTTTCGATCAGCTGCTTTGGCAACTGGCTGTGAG GTCCAAGTAGAATTTGCAAGAAATAAATTTGACAACATGCTGCATAATGCTACACTCGAGGAACTGTATGAGAGAAACGGAAAGGCTCTGGGGATGGACttcaccacagaagaagacgTCCTCAGTAATAAGTCTGGTATGTGTacatcctctgtgtctctgcaatGCACAGACAGTATCAGTGCTGGGAGCAGGAAGACATGA